The Streptomyces sp. NBC_01268 genome window below encodes:
- a CDS encoding sigma-70 family RNA polymerase sigma factor: MAKDTPPRWDRRMQQRLARGEAAALGELYDRFASLVHSLAHRVLDDDDAADQITREVFGYIWENPDAYDPKQGNMRAWVARLTQRQAVHRLRQAEAVAYAERGEGSAEELEQKVRRASVAARADYIVTSMPTPLRQALELAYFQRRDYRQTAADLGVTEDEARRRLRLGLQLLSTANTRSIEGSSPPGSYGRPL, from the coding sequence ATGGCGAAGGACACACCACCGCGCTGGGACCGCAGGATGCAGCAGCGCCTCGCACGCGGCGAGGCCGCGGCCCTCGGCGAGCTGTACGACCGCTTCGCCTCCCTCGTGCACAGCCTCGCCCACCGGGTCCTCGACGACGACGACGCGGCCGACCAGATCACCCGCGAGGTCTTCGGCTACATCTGGGAGAACCCCGACGCCTACGACCCCAAGCAGGGCAACATGCGCGCCTGGGTCGCCCGGCTCACCCAGCGGCAGGCCGTCCACCGGCTGCGCCAGGCCGAGGCGGTCGCGTACGCGGAGCGCGGCGAGGGCTCGGCCGAGGAGCTGGAGCAGAAGGTGCGCCGGGCCTCGGTCGCGGCCCGCGCGGACTACATCGTCACCTCGATGCCGACACCGCTGCGGCAGGCCCTGGAGCTGGCCTACTTCCAGCGCCGGGACTACCGGCAGACCGCCGCCGACCTGGGCGTCACCGAGGACGAGGCACGGCGCAGGCTGCGGCTCGGCCTCCAGCTGCTCTCCACCGCCAACACCCGCTCGATCGAGGGCTCCTCGCCGCCCGGCTCCTACGGGCGGCCGCTGTGA
- a CDS encoding ABC-F family ATP-binding cassette domain-containing protein — protein sequence MSSPAVVGSHLSFSWPDDTPVFADLSFAVGAGRTGLVAPNGSGKSTLLKLIAGVLRPRAGTVTVDGALGYLPQSLPLTGDLTVAEVLGVDAVIRAIDAVESGDVAEEHFTAIGDDWDIEERTRAQLDRLGLGDLALDRRLGTLSGGQAVSLGLAGQLLKRPDVLLLDEPTNNLDLTARHRLYDVLTDFHGCLLLVSHDRALLDRMERIAELDRGELRLYGGDFTAYEEAVRAEREVAEKNVRSAEQELKREKREMQQARERAERRQSNAARNLKNAGLPRIFAGNMKRGAQESAGRAGQTHATRVGDAQARLDEAGRAVRDEQRLTLDLPDTDVPAGRTLFVGEGLQARLGDRPVFAPPGVDLTVRGPERIALTGPNGAGKSTLLRLVGGGLAPDGGALKRADGRIASLSQRLDLLDPERSVAENFADFAPHRPEAERMNLLARFLFRGAGAHLPVADLSGGERLRATLACVLYAEPAPHLLLLDEPTNNLDLVSTGQLESALNAYRGAFVVISHDERFLREIGVERWLRLADGTLTETGAPVLRDRP from the coding sequence ATGTCTTCTCCCGCCGTCGTCGGCTCCCACCTCTCCTTCTCCTGGCCGGACGACACCCCGGTCTTCGCGGACCTGTCCTTCGCCGTGGGCGCCGGCCGTACGGGCCTGGTGGCCCCCAACGGCTCCGGCAAGAGCACCCTGCTCAAGCTGATCGCCGGCGTCCTGCGGCCCCGCGCGGGCACGGTGACCGTGGACGGCGCCCTCGGCTACCTCCCGCAGAGCCTGCCGCTGACCGGTGACCTCACCGTGGCCGAGGTGCTCGGCGTCGACGCGGTGATCCGGGCCATCGACGCCGTCGAGTCGGGCGACGTGGCCGAGGAGCACTTCACGGCCATCGGCGACGACTGGGACATCGAGGAGCGCACCCGCGCCCAGCTCGACCGCCTCGGCCTCGGCGACCTCGCCCTCGACCGGCGCCTCGGCACGCTCAGCGGCGGTCAGGCCGTCTCCCTCGGGCTCGCCGGGCAGCTCCTGAAGCGGCCCGACGTGCTCCTGCTCGACGAGCCCACCAACAACCTCGACCTGACCGCCCGGCACCGCCTGTACGACGTCCTCACGGACTTCCACGGCTGCCTGTTGCTCGTCAGCCACGACCGCGCCCTGCTCGACCGGATGGAGCGGATCGCCGAACTCGACCGCGGGGAACTGCGCCTGTACGGCGGCGACTTCACCGCCTACGAGGAGGCCGTGCGGGCCGAGCGGGAGGTCGCGGAGAAGAACGTGCGCAGCGCCGAGCAGGAGCTGAAGCGGGAGAAGCGGGAGATGCAGCAGGCCCGCGAACGCGCGGAGCGCCGGCAGAGCAACGCCGCCCGCAACCTGAAGAACGCCGGTCTGCCCCGCATCTTCGCCGGGAACATGAAGCGCGGCGCGCAGGAGTCGGCGGGCCGTGCCGGGCAGACCCACGCCACCCGGGTCGGCGACGCCCAGGCCCGCCTCGACGAGGCGGGGCGCGCCGTGCGGGACGAGCAGCGCCTCACGCTCGACCTGCCCGACACCGACGTCCCCGCCGGCCGCACCCTGTTCGTCGGCGAGGGGCTCCAGGCCCGGCTCGGCGACCGGCCCGTCTTCGCCCCGCCCGGGGTCGACCTCACCGTCCGGGGTCCCGAACGCATCGCGCTCACCGGCCCGAACGGAGCGGGCAAGAGCACCCTGCTGCGCCTGGTCGGCGGCGGCCTCGCCCCCGACGGCGGCGCGCTCAAGCGGGCCGACGGGCGGATCGCCTCCCTCTCCCAGCGCCTGGACCTGCTGGACCCGGAGCGCAGCGTCGCCGAGAACTTCGCCGACTTCGCGCCCCACCGCCCGGAGGCCGAGCGGATGAACCTGCTCGCCCGCTTCCTCTTCCGCGGCGCCGGCGCCCACCTGCCCGTGGCCGACCTGTCCGGCGGCGAACGCCTGCGCGCCACCCTGGCCTGCGTCCTGTACGCCGAACCGGCCCCGCACCTCCTGCTCCTCGACGAGCCGACCAACAACCTCGACCTCGTCAGCACGGGCCAGCTGGAGAGCGCCCTGAACGCCTACCGCGGCGCCTTCGTCGTGATCAGCCACGACGAGCGGTTCCTGCGGGAGATCGGGGTGGAACGGTGGCTGCGGCTGGCCGACGGGACGCTCACGGAGACCGGGGCGCCGGTCCTGCGGGACCGGCCCTAG
- a CDS encoding STAS domain-containing protein: MTIRVDEDEQNPWTVLRISGELDLVTSPLIRRRVHDAVAGGRHDVVLDLSAVRFCDSSGVGVLVAARRLMRSCGGRLRLILPARGAEDGAHVNRVLAALGVRRLFEVYADLPAALDETATPLRPVAQAS, from the coding sequence GTGACGATCCGGGTCGACGAGGACGAGCAGAACCCATGGACCGTGCTGCGGATCAGCGGCGAACTGGACCTGGTCACCTCCCCGCTGATCCGCAGACGCGTCCACGACGCCGTGGCGGGCGGCCGGCACGACGTGGTCCTCGACCTGTCCGCGGTCCGCTTCTGCGACTCCAGCGGCGTCGGGGTGCTGGTCGCCGCCCGGCGTCTGATGCGCTCCTGCGGCGGGCGCCTCCGGCTGATCCTGCCCGCGCGCGGCGCCGAGGACGGCGCCCACGTCAACCGCGTGCTCGCCGCCCTGGGGGTGCGCCGCCTCTTCGAGGTGTACGCGGACCTGCCCGCGGCCCTCGACGAGACGGCCACGCCCCTCCGGCCCGTGGCCCAGGCTTCCTAG